The window CTGGCAATTCTAGGCATGGTGAACCTCCATGAATGCTTGTGGTTGCTGGGTTGAGAGGAATTTAGCGAAATACGAAAAAAAAGTCAACTTAAAGAACCTGTCCCCAGTTTCTCTTGAAAATGGATGGGGACAGTCCCGAAGCCAGGGACAGTCCCCGTGCCATGCCGTAGTTTATATTTTTTTACTCAAAGATTGCCTTAACACACCCTATTCATATTTTGTTTTCAAAAAACTCGTAATGCTCCCATCCATACTGTTCTTAAATTGGGCATAGGTAAACGCTTATTTGGAGTTTCTATGGGACCATCATCAGTGTAGCGGGTTTCGTATGGCGACTCAACAGTGCTGGATACAGTTCCTGAGAGAGCATTACGCGTTTCTGACAAATGAAAAAATTTATGTGTTTGTCACAGCTTTTTTTGGGTTAAAAGCGGTTTATCATGGCTTGTTACGGCTTCCTGCCCGGAGGCTTACAGCCCGGAGGGGGACTGTCCCTGGCTTCGGGACTGTCCCCTATCTGGTTTGTCAGAAACGCGTAATGCTCCCGTTCCTGAAGTAGCTTGAGTTTCATGAGCTTGCGCCAATATCTCCCAATGAGAAGCTTTAAAACCCATCTTCATAAAGAAAGCAGCTTTTCCTCGACTCTTTTCCTTATTGAGCAGGTAATCAAGGACTTTTAGCTTTTCGACATAGAGCAGCTCATTTTTCATTGATGTGAGAAATGTCGGGTGTTATCTAAGTAATTGAATATTTTCAGAAACAATCCTCGTACAGCTTTTTGCTCCTCATGCTGATATAGTAGTGCTTGGAGATAGAAGGAGCAAGAGGTGATTTATGGGGTAGCGGAACAGTTGTGAATATCAGGAAAGCATATTTTGTCTTTCCCTTATGTTGCTC is drawn from Desulfonatronovibrio magnus and contains these coding sequences:
- a CDS encoding DUF6883 domain-containing protein, with the translated sequence MKNELLYVEKLKVLDYLLNKEKSRGKAAFFMKMGFKASHWEILAQAHETQATSGTGALRVSDKPDRGQSRSQGQSPSGL